A single window of Liolophura sinensis isolate JHLJ2023 chromosome 6, CUHK_Ljap_v2, whole genome shotgun sequence DNA harbors:
- the LOC135466753 gene encoding ETS homologous factor-like — protein MINEDHVLQKRTNNGKMNCIPSPVQSLEEPMFALSDELSMYDPCMMIKPEPDKDFGSLSCSDLMASPLPSFDQIFNHCTYSPAVDHSGLHSWTAQHPEHWSSPDVLNWVYFVAEKHNLDTSQIRGEHFQNITGQQLCRMQREDFERRDPVYGAYLFGILQNLLKEAKFSEPKCDRSVTPDNFPMLASAPYAEDKLTDISNSTCTEDGIKVLIGGDIYDIDLKLPIEIPGVESNIEPVDNGYFSESDSYSEHNVDSMEMDAWPRDLYPQSCLPTKYRCHTNSLSSICSDVSEDSEVAYPTPPKKQNNRGRPAGQASKGNHLWEFIRDTLKDPKFNPTLIKWEDKKEGVFRFVQSEAVAQMWGRKKNNKCMTYEKLSRAMRFCRTTGFFASLPKTGKYPKKLCFKFGSKASGWQD, from the exons ATGATTAACGAGGACCACGTATTACAGAAGAGGACGAACAACGGCAAAATGAACTGCATTCCTTCCCCCGTACAATCG TTGGAAGAACCTATGTTCGCGTTGAGTGACGAATTATCCATGTATGATCCCTGCATGATGATCAAACCTGAGCCTGACAAGGATTTTGGAAGTTTGAGTTGCTCAGACCTCATGGCCTCTCCTCTGCCCTCATTTGACCAGATTTTCAACCACTGTACATATTCCCCAG CCGTTGATCATAGCGGGTTACACAGTTGGACAGCGCAGCACCCTGAACACTGGTCTTCACCGGATGTGCTCAACTGGGTCTACTTTGTTGCGGAAAAACACAATTTGGACACGTCACAGATCCGTGGAGAACATTTTCAGAATATCACTGGCCAGCAGCTGTGTCGCATGCAAAGAGAGGACTTTGAGAGACGCGATCCAGTATACGGGGCTTACTTATTCGGCATTCTTCAGAATCTCCTGAAAGAAG CAAAATTTTCTGAGCCAAAGTGTGACAGGAGCGTAACGCCGGACAACTTTCCTATGTTGGCCTCCGCGCCATACGCAGAAGACAAACTTACAGACATCTCCAATTCTACTTGCA CTGAAGACGGTATCAAGGTTTTGATTGGTGGTGACATCTACGACATAGACCTCAAGCTACCTATAGAAATCCCTGGCGTAGAATCCAACATTGAGCCCGTGGATAATGGATATTTCAGCGAGTCTGACAGCTATTCTGAACACAACGTAGATAGCATGGAAATGGATGCCTGGCCACGTGACCTCTACCcccagagttgtctccccacCAAGTATCGTTGCCATACCAACAGTTTATCCAGCATCTGCAGTGATGTCAGTGAGGACAGCGAGGTAGCTTACCCAACACCGCCAAAGAAACAGAACAATCGGGGAAGGCCAGCCGGTCAAG CTTCCAAAGGGAATCACTTATGGGAGTTCATCAGGGATACCTTGAAAGACCCAAAATTCAACCCAACTCTAATTAAATGGGAAGACAAAAAGGAGGGCGTGTTCCGGTTCGTCCAGTCAGAAGCCGTGGCACAAATGTGGGGAcgcaagaaaaacaacaaatgcaTGACTTACGAGAAACTGAGCCGAGCCATGAG GTTTTGTCGCACAACGGGATTTTTTGCCAGTCTACCAAAAACTGGGAAATATCCGAAAAAACTGTGTTTCAAATTCGGCAGCAAAGCTTCTGGGTGGCAGGATTGA